The genomic stretch ACTTCTGCCAGGGTTTTGCCCGTGAGGTGTTTCAGGCTGTCATTTTTAAAGCCTACCAAGATCATCTTTTCTGCTGAACCGGCAGCTTGCATAAGGCTTTCCCAAGTGATGGCTGGGCTTTTCATTTCTTGTAGGACTTTTTTCCTGATTTCCGGTTGTTGTAGCCGCTCTGCCCAGGCGTCATAGCCCCCCTCTTGTACCCAAGGCGGCATGGCGGCATCCAGGCCGGTTGCCCCGGCGGTGTAAGTGTACATGTCCGTGGTGATGTCGAGGCCGACACTTCTGGCGGAATCGATCTTGCTGATCACCGCATCCAGCTTGCTCCAGTTTGCCGAACCGCTCTGCTTAAGGTGGTAAACTTCTGCTCTTATTCCCGATTCATTTGCGATTTTTATCAATTCATCTAAGCTCTCCAACAGTTTGTTTCCTTCACTCCGTAAATGCGAGATATACATGCCATCATACTCCGAAGCTACTTGGCAGAGGGCGATCAGCTCTTCCGTGGAGGAATAAAAAGCCGGAGCGTAGATCAGGGATGACCCAATGCCCAGGGCACCTTCTTCCATGGCCTGGCGGACCATCATTTTCATGGAGTCCAGCTCTTCCGGAGTGGGAGCGCGGTCTTCATAGCCGACCGTATTGACCCGCAAGGTGGTCGCTCCTACGAAGGAGGCTATATTAGTGGAGACACCTTTACTTTCTAGAAATTCAAGATATTCGCCCAAAGTGGTCCAAGGGATATCATAGGTGATTTTGCCTTGATCTTCCTTCATCTCTCTTCGGGTAGCAGGTGTCAGCGGTCCCCAAGAGCTTCCTTCACCAAAAACTTCCAAGGTCACGCCCTGTTTGATATCACTCATGGAGCGGCCATCCTCGATCAGCGATTCCACGGCCCAGCTGAGCATATTGATAAAGCCCGGGGCCACTATCAGTCCTTTGGCATCGATTTCATGACTTGCGGCCTGATCAGATAGATCATCGATGGCTGCTATGGTGTCCGCATTTATACCGATATCGGCCATAAATGCAGGTTTTCCGCTACCATCGATAATTTCACCATTCCGGATGATGATATCAAAGTCTTTGGGAGTGGTGCAGGAAAATAAAAGCAGAAGGAGGAATGATGTTGGTCTAAGGCACATAACAGTTGGTTTTAAGCAGATGATTGAGATAAGTATACAAAATAAAGCTGATTATTAATCCTTGTCTGTCAGTTTGTTACAATCCAAGCAGCGATAGACTGTTTTAAGATAGATAGGGAGCACTAAAAAGAACAGGGCTAATAGCATGGAGAATATCCCTTTAGAATCCCGCCATGACGAAGTTTCAGCTATCAGATGCTCCGATCCGCAATGAGAGCATTTGACGATATCGCCTTTATCATCTTTGACCGGTTGATGGTCAAATTTACGGAGGATTGCCATGGCCTCCTCTGCCTTGTGTTGTGGCACTTTTAATTTGATGCCACCCAGGGCCGGACTCATAACAGGGTATAATGTTACCATTCCTTCATCATGTAAAAATGTGGGAATGCCTTCGCTTTCCAGTTTGGACTTTATCAAGTGGGCCTTTACAGCATTATCCAGTGTGTCTATCGTGATCAGTTTCAATGTCGGCTATGGGTTCTTTGTGAAAGTTTTACGCTGCTGGTAAAGCATAGGACAAAATTTTCGACTTTCTAAAAACGCATGGGTACAGGAAAGGCTGACAAGGTAATTTCTAAACCCTTCGTTTGGGATCTTGTCCAAACGATAAAGAGTCATTTCCCTTCACCAATTTAGTTGCTACTTTATAGGTTCTACATCCCAAAAAGGATGTGGCATGATATGCATTCATCTTATTGAAATGGATTATTGGCTACTTCTGCCTGATCATCGATTTCAACTTCAATTCCCCCGATCCATTTTGCGGCGAGGTTATAAACCAGACAACCAATGGCTGTCATCACAAAGGCAATTCCGGCGTAAATAAATGGCAAAAACACGAAGAAGATGCCTCCTGCACCGAATCCATTAAGAAAATGGCTGTGATCTGAAAACCCGCTTAACCCGACTACGGTCATTATGAGTCCGAAGGGTATCATAATAATCGCCATAAATACAAAATAAACAATGGCGAACATGGAGGCAGTCTGTACTACACCAAAACGTTTGATTCTTTTTTTCATAATCCGTTTAACAATAAAAGTGTTGGTTCAGATGTAAGATACAAAATATTCTGTTAATGAAGCGATGAACGGTGAAGCTATTGGGGAGAGGTACACTTATATCATTTTTAAACTCTAAAAATCCACATATTTCAGGTAAAATTGATTAGTTGACTTTTAAATAATACTTAACACATTTTTCAGTATGATGACATATTTTGTCAATTAATGAACAAATATATACATTTCGTTAGCTAAAATTAACGATATAGGCTTTCTCGAGAAAACTAGAAATCTATGAGAACAACATTTATAAAATGTCCTTTACCACTTTACAGGGATTGCCAAAGGCCAGCACATTACTGGGTATATCTTTGGTCACCACCGAGCCGGCACCAATGGTCACATTGTCACCAATATTTACCCCGGGCATGATGCAGACATTTCCTCCGATCCAAACATTATCGCCTATCGTCACGGGCTTGCTGCAGGTACGGTAGATGGGTTCGCCTTCTTTCCTGTCCGGCGGGCTTTTAATTCTTTCAGAGGCTTTTAATGGATGGTTAGCAGTGTAAATTTGTACCCCGGGAGCGATCAGGCCATTTTTTCCTATTTTGATCAAATTATCATCCAAAAAGGTACAGTTCATGTTTACAAATGTCTCTTCACCGATACGGATATTTTCACCATAATCACAGTAGAATGGTGCTTCTATCCAGACATTTTTCCCTTTTTTGCCCAAAAGACTGATGAGAATGGTATTTCTTTCATCCATGTTTTCGGAATCAAGGGCATTGTAAATCTTGATCAGTTTTCTGGCCTTGTGGTATTGCGCGATCAGTTCGGGATCGAGCGTATTGTAAAGCTGGCCAGCGAGCATTTTTTCTTTTTCTGTCATACCTTCACTAGAGGGGTTTCACTTAAAGTTAGGTGAAATTGCTTAGTGGAGAATTCTATTTTTCGATTATTTATTCGAAAAATGTTTTTCTATGATATCACTGATTTTATCTTGGGTGAGTGGTTTACTGCGGTATTCACTGATTTCTTGATAGGTTTTTGATTTTTCGTCATCATCAAGATTTATGCTCTTAGTAAGCATTACGACGACGTTTTTGGCTTTTTGGTGCGGGGGAAGCTTTTTATATTCCTCCAAAAAGTCCCAGCCACTGATACCCGGCATATTGATATCCAAGAAAATGAGTTCGGGTCGAGGATTTTCATTTTCATCAACACTTTTTAGGTACTCCAGAGCAGCCATCCCACTTTGGACGGTCACTATTTTATCGACATATCCTGTTCGCTTGAGAATTATCTCATTGATATAATTGGTCGGTTCATCATCGTCAATCAGCAATACACATTTGATTTTTTCATTCATAAGTTAATAGCTTTTTCTAAATGGAACAGTAAATAGCTCCCTTTGTCAGGCTCCGGTTGGAGCCCATATTTTTCCATTATGGGGCTGTTTTTTGCTGTAGCCAAACTGGTTTTTCGCCTTTATCCTTCACCGATGAAAACTGTGGCGATACCAGTTTCTTTTTATCACCCTTCGAAACGAGGTTAAATTTAACTGTTACCGATAGATGTCACCAATCATTTTATTAGTGTAAATATAGGTTCAATTTCATTAAAATGTAATTATTACCCTTTACTGGTAAAATTACGTATAATAAATGTATTTAGTAATTTTTAGAACCATCGATTACTTTTTGCTGATAACACACCAAAATGTCCATCCGATAAGGAACAGCTGAAAGGGAATTCTGAACCAAAGGTATGTTAAGCCAGGCCCGTTGTATTGCCCTGTTTTATAATTTAACTGATCCATGGAAGCGTTGATATTAGCAGGCAGGATTAATATGAAGAATACGCACACTAATATGCCCGTCATTTTTCTTACAGTGCGAAGATGGATCCCAAAGGCTGCGGCTATTTCAATCAATCCAGTAAAATAAACCACAGCAGTTTTGGAAGGGATGAAGTCGGGAATCATCTTGGCCATTCCGGCCGTAAACATCAGATGGCCAATGGCAGTAAAGACCAACATTGTGCTAATGGCCACCCTTCCTGCCAATGGCCAGTTCGGTTTTTTCCGCCATAGATATAACACTATGACCGAAAGAGAAAAACTGGTTAGCAGTACATATAATGGTATCATATCGATTCATTTTCAATGAAGTACAAATTTCCAAAACAAACCCATCCTGATCAATGAACCTGGGTTAAGTAATGGTGGATGATGCATCGTTTGGGGAAAAATCACCGTGAATGCTTATATTGATTAGGGGATAAGTGTTAGAGAATATTCCTTAGTGAAAAGAACCGAGGAATCTGTGAGCGATTTTAAAAGACAAAAGATGGATACGATAAGTAAAATTTTGATATATGCTGGTTTTTCAGGCATTACGGTTTTTATCGGAGGCCTATTGGGCAATGCGTTCAATAATCACATTAAAAAAAGGGTAGTAAAGTA from Echinicola soli encodes the following:
- a CDS encoding sugar O-acetyltransferase, with protein sequence MTEKEKMLAGQLYNTLDPELIAQYHKARKLIKIYNALDSENMDERNTILISLLGKKGKNVWIEAPFYCDYGENIRIGEETFVNMNCTFLDDNLIKIGKNGLIAPGVQIYTANHPLKASERIKSPPDRKEGEPIYRTCSKPVTIGDNVWIGGNVCIMPGVNIGDNVTIGAGSVVTKDIPSNVLAFGNPCKVVKDIL
- a CDS encoding response regulator; this encodes MNEKIKCVLLIDDDEPTNYINEIILKRTGYVDKIVTVQSGMAALEYLKSVDENENPRPELIFLDINMPGISGWDFLEEYKKLPPHQKAKNVVVMLTKSINLDDDEKSKTYQEISEYRSKPLTQDKISDIIEKHFSNK
- a CDS encoding DoxX family protein, with product MIPLYVLLTSFSLSVIVLYLWRKKPNWPLAGRVAISTMLVFTAIGHLMFTAGMAKMIPDFIPSKTAVVYFTGLIEIAAAFGIHLRTVRKMTGILVCVFFILILPANINASMDQLNYKTGQYNGPGLTYLWFRIPFQLFLIGWTFWCVISKK
- a CDS encoding putative signal transducing protein; its protein translation is MKLITIDTLDNAVKAHLIKSKLESEGIPTFLHDEGMVTLYPVMSPALGGIKLKVPQHKAEEAMAILRKFDHQPVKDDKGDIVKCSHCGSEHLIAETSSWRDSKGIFSMLLALFFLVLPIYLKTVYRCLDCNKLTDKD
- a CDS encoding N-acyl-D-amino-acid deacylase family protein; amino-acid sequence: MCLRPTSFLLLLLFSCTTPKDFDIIIRNGEIIDGSGKPAFMADIGINADTIAAIDDLSDQAASHEIDAKGLIVAPGFINMLSWAVESLIEDGRSMSDIKQGVTLEVFGEGSSWGPLTPATRREMKEDQGKITYDIPWTTLGEYLEFLESKGVSTNIASFVGATTLRVNTVGYEDRAPTPEELDSMKMMVRQAMEEGALGIGSSLIYAPAFYSSTEELIALCQVASEYDGMYISHLRSEGNKLLESLDELIKIANESGIRAEVYHLKQSGSANWSKLDAVISKIDSARSVGLDITTDMYTYTAGATGLDAAMPPWVQEGGYDAWAERLQQPEIRKKVLQEMKSPAITWESLMQAAGSAEKMILVGFKNDSLKHLTGKTLAEVSKLRGKSPEETAMDLVVEDGSRVGTVYFLMDEKNVQKQLQLPWMSFGSDAQSMAAEGVFLQSSTHPRAYGNFARLLGKYVREEKVIPLQEAIYKLTHLPASNLKIKKRGLLKEGYYADLAIFDKEKIRDRATFDQPHQYAEGMVHVLVNGQQVLRHGEHTGAFPGRVVRGPGWRGHH